The Hypanus sabinus isolate sHypSab1 chromosome 5, sHypSab1.hap1, whole genome shotgun sequence genome has a segment encoding these proteins:
- the LOC132394843 gene encoding E3 ubiquitin-protein ligase TRIM39-like yields MEKNLQVIQENLNAIYKEISKLQEQMDQQDNIIFLMEEARRKRRMSDDTQTLSVTDGAQLVEKFDHPYLLDIASEEVIGGIKHVSVTLDVETANPWLEVSEDRKSVRRTGTRRNLPDTGKRFTYWACVLGSEGFTSGRHYWEVEVTGNRCWDLGVAAESVERKGAVTLSPETGCWTIGRFYDGMWVYTSPVSRLPAGPIPGRVGVYLSYESGTVSFYNAETKYHLHTFTGNKVTEKLYPYFGFGYKNQWLRICSGSAAGL; encoded by the exons atggagaaaaatcttcaaGTAATTCAAGAGAATTTAAATGCCATCTACAAGGAAATCTCAAAGTTACAGGAACAGATGGATCAACAAGACAATATCATATTCCTCATG gaggaagctcgtcggaaGAGGAG GATGAGTGATGATACCCAGACATTGTCAGTGACAGATGGTGCCCAATTggttgaaaaattcgatcaccCCTATTTGCTCGACATAGCATCGGAAGAAGTGATTGGCGGCATTAAACACG tctctgtcaccctggatgtggaaacggcgaatccgtggctcgaggtgtctgaggatcggaagagtgtgagacggACCGGGACCCGGaggaatctccctgacaccgggaagaggttcacatactgggcttgtgtgctgggatcggagggattcacatcggggagacattactgggaggtggaggtgacggggaatcggTGTTGGGatctgggagtcgccgcagagtctgtggagaggaagggagCGGTCACactgagtccggagaccggatgCTGGACCATCGGGCGGTTTTATGACGGGATGTGGGTTTACACCTCCCCTGTGTCCCGTCTccctgccggtcccatccccgggagggtgggagtttatctcagttacgagtccgggacagtttcattttacaacgcggagaccaagtaccatctccacaccttcactgggaataaagtCACGGAGAAACTTTATCCTTACTTCGGGTTTGGATATAaaaaccagtggctgagaatctgtTCCGGTTCCGCTGcgggtctgtaa
- the LOC132394678 gene encoding E3 ubiquitin-protein ligase TRIM52-like, which translates to MASKGQVESWTEEVICPICLDFFTDPVSLECGHNFCRSCITRCWEREERNSCPECREEFADRTLRASRVLARLVEKARKLHLNPKGKESKRFCEEHEEELKLFCETDKTLICLICRDAREHKSHNFMPVKEAVNIYQDRVKSSLDSLTKRQADFQEMEQQQKEKISGVREQSQSVQSQITS; encoded by the exons atggcttcgaaaggacaGGTCGAGAGTTGGACCGAGGAGGTaatttgtcccatctgcctggatttcttcaccgatccggtgtcactggagtgtggacacaacttctgcCGCTCCTGCATCACACggtgttgggaaagggaggagagaaactcctgcccggaatgtagagaggagttTGCAGACCGCACCCTTAGGGCCAGTCGGGTGTTAGCAAGACTGGTTGAAAAAGCTCGAAAACTGCACCTgaatccgaaagggaaggaaagtaaacgtttctgcgaggaacatgaggaagaactgaagctgttttgtgagaCGGACAAGACTCTGATCTGCCTGATCTGTAGAGATGCGCGGGAACACAAGTCTCACAACTTCATGCCGGTTAAAGAAGCCGTTAACATTTACCAG GATCGGGTTAAATCTTCCTTGGACTCTCTCACAAAAAGACAAGCAGACTTCCAGGAAAtggagcagcaacagaaagaaaAGATTTCTGGAGTTCGG gaacagtcacaAAGTGTTCAGTCCCAGATAACATCCTAG